From Oryza sativa Japonica Group chromosome 4, ASM3414082v1, one genomic window encodes:
- the LOC4335830 gene encoding G-type lectin S-receptor-like serine/threonine-protein kinase At2g19130, giving the protein MALPITVLFLLFTLHIPASCKVTDTISAGETLAGNDILVSSNGKFALGFFPTSSKSSHNASNWYLGIWFNQVPKLTPAWVANGDEPVTGPTSPEATISGDGNLVILDQATKSIFWSTQADITANTTMVKLLDNGNLVLQNTSNSSVVLWQSFDYPTNTHLAGAKLGRNKVTGLNRRLVSRKNSVDPASGMYSYELTDNNGSTRFILAALNSSIPYWSSGEWNGHYFGSIPEMTGQRLIDFTFVNNDEEVYFTYTLLDNATIMRFMLDISGQTKIFLWVEHVQDWVPTYTNPKQCDVYGICGAFTVCEESKLPICKCMKGFSVRSPNDWELDDRTGGCVRNTPLDCGINRNTSMQDRFHPMPCVGLPSNGQIIEDVTSAGGCAQICLSNCTCTAYYYGNTGCSVWNDELINVKQLQCGDIANTDGAILYLRLAAKEVQSIKSSGRSIFIGVAITASVASFALALFLIAKIPRNKSWLLGHRRKNFHSGSGVIAFRYADLQHATKNFSDKLGAGGFGSVFKGLLNESTVIAVKRLDGARQGEKQFRAEVGSIGIIQHINLVKLIGFCCEGDRRLLVYEHMPNLSLDTHLFHNDATVLKWSIRYQIALGVARGLAYLHDSCQDCIIHCDIKPENILLDASFVPKIADFGMAKFLGREFTQVLTTMRGTIGYLAPEWISGTVITSKVDVYSYGMVLLEIISGTRNSSKEFATRDDYEYFPLLVAHKLLDGNAGSLVDQNLHGDVDLEQVERAFRVACWCIQDNELDRPTMSEVVQYLEGLLEVGIPPVPRLLQAIAGNPYSK; this is encoded by the exons ATGGCTCTTCCCATCACTGTCCTGTTCCTCCTCTTCACACTGCACATTCCTGCATCCTGCAAGGTGACAGACACCATCTCAGCTGGGGAGACACTCGCCGGCAATGACATACTTGTCTCCAGCAACGGCAAGTTTGCGCTTGGCTTCTTCCCAACCAGCAGTAAGTCCTCCCACAATGCTTCAAACTGGTACCTGGGGATATGGTTCAACCAGGTGCCAAAGCTCACTCCAGCATGGGTTGCCAATGGAGATGAGCCTGTCACTGGCCCCACTTCGCCGGAGGCCACAATCTCCGGTGACGGAAACCTTGTCATCTTAGATCAGGCCACAAAGTCCATCTTCTGGTCAACCCAAGCTGACATCACAGCAAACACAACAATGGTCAAGCTATTGGATAATGGCAACCTTGTCCTGCAGAACACCTCAAATTCTTCGGTTGTCTTGTGGCAAAGCTTTGACTACCCAACAAATACCCATCTCGCCGGTGCGAAGCTAGGCCGGAACAAGGTCACTGGCTTAAACCGCCGTCTTGTTTCCAGGAAAAACTCTGTAGACCCAGCTTCTGGCATGTACAGTTACGAGTTAACTGACAACAATGGTTCTACCAGGTTCATCCTTGCAGCTCTCAACTCCTCTATACCATATTGGTCTAGTGGAGAATGGAACGGACATTACTTTGGTTCCATACCAGAGATGACAGGTCAACGCTTAATTGATTTTACTTTTGTCAACAATGATGAAGAAGTGTACTTCACATATACCTTACTAGATAACGCAACGATCATGCGTTTTATGCTGGACATCTCTGGTCAGACCAAGATATTTTTGTGGGTGGAGCATGTGCAAGATTGGGTACCAACCTACACCAACCCAAAGCAGTGTGATGTGTATGGCATTTGTGGAGCTTTCACAGTCTGCGAAGAGAGCAAGCTTCCTATCTGCAAGTGTATGAAGGGCTTCTCTGTACGATCACCCAATGACTGGGAGCTAGATGATCGAACAGGCGGCTGTGTGAGAAATACTCCATTAGACTGTGGTATAAACAGAAACACCAGTATGCAAGACAGGTTCCACCCTATGCCGTGTGTTGGATTACCCAGTAATGGCCAAATCATAGAAGATGTTACAAGTGCAGGTGGATGTGCACAAATTTGCCTGAGCAACTGCACTTGCACAGCATATTACTATGGTAATACTGGATGCTCTGTTTGGAATGATGAATTGATTAATGTGAAACAGCTACAATGTGGTGATATTGCTAATACTGATGGAGCAATTCTTTACCTTCGCCTTGCTGCCAAAGAGGTGCAAAGTATAAAAAGCAGTGGACGATCAATATTCATTGGCGTTGCCATCACTGCAAGTGTTGCTTCCTTTGCTTTGGCACTCTTCTTGATAGCGAAGATCCCAAGGAACAAGAGTTGGCTGCTTGGTCACAGAAGAAAGAATTTTCATAGTGGTAGTGGAGTTATTGCATTTAGATATGCTGATCTGCAACATGCAACAAAAAACTTTTCAGATAAGCTAGGGGCAGGTGGTTTTGGCTCAGTATTCAAAGGGCTTCTTAATGAGTCTACTGTCATAGCAGTAAAAAGGCTTGATGGTGCTCGTCAAGGAGAGAAGCAATTCAGAGCTGAAGTAGGATCAATTGGAATCATCCAACACATCAATTTAGTTAAACTAATTGGTTTCTGTTGTGAGGGTGATAGAAGATTGCTTGTCTATGAACACATGCCAAACCTCTCTCTTGATACCCATTTATTTCACAATGACGCTACAGTCTTGAAATGGAGCATAAGGTATCAAATTGCTCTTGGAGTTGCTAGAGGACTAGCTTACCTTCATGATAGTTGCCAGGATTGCATTATACACTGTGACATTAAACCAGAGAACATACTTCTTGATGCATCATTTGTTCCAAAAATCGCAGATTTTGGGATGGCAAAGTTTCTGGGAAGGGAGTTTACTCAAGTTCTCACTACAATGCGAGGAACTATAGGGTATCTTGCACCTGAGTGGATTAGTGGTACAGTTATTACATCAAAGGTTGATGTCTACAGCTATGGAATGGTTTTGCTGGAAATCATCTCAGGAACGAGGAACTCAAGCAAAGAATTTGCAACTCGTGATGACTATGAATATTTCCCTCTGTTAGTGGCACATAAGCTGCTGGATGGTAATGCTGGGAGTTTGGTGGACCAAAATTTACATGGCGATGTTGATTTGGAGCAGGTAGAAAGAGCTTTCAGGGTTGCATGCTGGTGTATTCAAGATAATGAGCTTGATCGACCTACAATGAGTGAAGTTGTTCAATATCTCGAAGGTCTTCTTGAAGTTGGCATACCCCCAGTGCCACGACTACTTCAAGCTATTGCAGGCAACCCATATTCAAA GTAG